The following coding sequences lie in one Miscanthus floridulus cultivar M001 chromosome 9, ASM1932011v1, whole genome shotgun sequence genomic window:
- the LOC136480539 gene encoding uncharacterized protein: MASSSALQQSFSLIGCPVTEKLGKGNFPLWSAQVLSALRGAQIELYLEPDIVVPTKQIPKAADKPTELIPNPEYETWVAKDQQIVNYLLSNISKEIQVQVSHCATSADIWKVISEMTIS; encoded by the coding sequence ATGGCTTCCTCTTCCGCGCTTCAACAATCGTTCTCTCTGATCGGTTGTCCCGTCACCGAGAAGCTGGGCAAAGGGAATTTTCCCCTATGGAGTGCCCAGGTGCTGTCTGCTCTTCGCGGTGCGCAGATAGAGCTCTATCTCGAGCCCGACATTGTGGTGCCGACGAAGCAGATCCCCAAGGCGGCTGACAAGCCGACTGAGCTCATCCCGAACCCTGAGTATGAAACTTGGGTTGCGAAGGACCAGCAGATCGTTAACTATCTGCTCTCCAATATCTCCAAGGAGATCCAGGTGCAAGTCTCGCATTGTGCCACATCGGCCGACATCTGGAAAGTGATCTCAGAGATGACGATTTCCTAG